A single genomic interval of Chlorogloeopsis sp. ULAP01 harbors:
- a CDS encoding DUF5615 family PIN-like protein, with the protein MPLKYLFDENVDPEYVRQLRRQNPNLVVRMVGEPATPTKGILDPEILVWCEATGFVLVTNNRRSMPVHLMEHIAQCRHIPGIFILNPNLSMGETLEDLILVAEAALDDEYQDRIEYLPLTW; encoded by the coding sequence ATGCCCCTTAAGTATCTATTCGATGAAAATGTTGATCCTGAGTATGTGCGCCAATTGAGGCGGCAAAACCCAAATTTGGTGGTGCGAATGGTAGGAGAACCTGCAACGCCAACCAAAGGAATCCTTGATCCAGAAATTTTGGTTTGGTGTGAAGCAACAGGGTTTGTTTTGGTAACGAATAATCGGCGATCAATGCCTGTCCATTTGATGGAACATATTGCTCAATGTCGGCACATACCAGGTATTTTTATTTTAAATCCGAATTTAAGCATGGGTGAGACTCTAGAAGACTTGATATTGGTAGCTGAGGCTGCATTAGATGATGAGTACCAAGATAGAATTGAGTATTTACCCCTGACCTGGTAG
- a CDS encoding DUF433 domain-containing protein yields the protein MQLEDYFTVLAPYDIRLKGTRIGIETILYDYIYRARTAEEIAQTYSSLTLEQIYATILYYLHNRKAVDQYMTDWIEHGEKMRTQQRQNPSPARLRLQQLKAHQSAVSSFNAP from the coding sequence ATGCAACTGGAAGATTATTTCACAGTACTTGCACCTTATGATATCCGGCTCAAAGGAACCCGCATTGGCATTGAGACTATTTTGTACGATTACATCTATCGCGCGCGCACGGCTGAAGAAATTGCTCAAACTTATTCTTCATTGACGTTGGAACAGATTTACGCCACGATTCTTTACTATTTGCATAATCGCAAAGCAGTAGATCAGTACATGACAGATTGGATTGAGCATGGAGAAAAGATGCGGACACAACAGCGTCAGAATCCATCGCCTGCCAGATTGAGATTGCAACAGTTGAAGGCACATCAATCAGCGGTTTCCTCCTTTAATGCCCCTTAA
- a CDS encoding phosphodiester glycosidase family protein, translating into MKKIYLLGGKLITSMMLLLAWNSSQQFGLRSEVVPIQNSSQLKNIRYEQRILPQSIVHILLIPPNSKYLIVPALSTKLIHLEEFTTQYKALAILNGGFFDPVNQKTTSTVVLQKQLVANPRNNERLINNPNLKPYLDKIFNRTEFRRYQCGQNIRYDIVLRSEKSLPGCQLIDALGAGPQLLPQLTLEPEGFVDPINKRDAIGSNQPNARTAVGIKSDRTIILVMVAQKSDSPTNSGMSLPAVANLMKSLGAEKAMNLDGGSSSSLYYQGKFFYGKVDRQGNPIKRPVKSVLLVQEIVKASK; encoded by the coding sequence GTGAAAAAAATCTACTTGTTGGGAGGAAAATTAATTACTTCGATGATGCTGTTGTTGGCATGGAATTCATCACAACAGTTTGGACTCAGAAGTGAGGTAGTACCAATACAAAATTCTTCACAACTCAAAAATATCCGGTACGAGCAGCGCATATTACCGCAAAGTATTGTTCACATTCTCTTAATTCCTCCCAATAGCAAATATTTAATCGTTCCTGCATTATCAACAAAACTAATTCACTTAGAAGAATTTACAACACAATATAAAGCTTTAGCTATCTTAAACGGTGGTTTTTTCGATCCAGTAAATCAAAAAACTACATCAACTGTTGTACTGCAAAAGCAACTGGTAGCCAATCCTAGAAATAATGAGCGCCTCATAAATAATCCTAATCTCAAACCTTACCTTGATAAAATTTTTAATCGTACAGAATTCCGCCGATATCAGTGCGGACAAAATATTCGCTATGATATCGTATTGCGTAGTGAAAAATCACTGCCCGGTTGCCAATTAATAGATGCCTTGGGTGCTGGCCCCCAGTTATTGCCACAATTAACATTAGAGCCAGAAGGCTTTGTAGATCCAATCAACAAAAGAGATGCAATTGGTAGCAACCAACCCAATGCTAGAACGGCTGTGGGGATTAAGAGCGATCGCACTATTATTTTGGTGATGGTTGCCCAAAAGTCAGATTCTCCCACTAACTCAGGGATGTCTTTACCAGCAGTGGCTAATTTGATGAAAAGTTTGGGTGCTGAAAAAGCAATGAATTTAGATGGGGGAAGTTCCTCTTCTCTTTATTATCAAGGTAAGTTTTTTTATGGAAAAGTAGATCGGCAAGGCAATCCGATTAAGCGACCTGTAAAATCAGTTTTACTAGTTCAAGAAATTGTAAAAGCATCTAAGTAA
- a CDS encoding DUF3370 domain-containing protein has translation MFNFIPYLPLAQAAPSSAILQQEIFYPQQTRPLPGQLDSVPVFNSNNPEVVKTEGILLSTFPPQGKKVPAAHLNFPFQGRFDLFSHHIARAIETPDDLRTLHLGVIVYNPSDRPVTVNILQAASYVSQPDAPFIKLPPMLDNTLGNIYAGPGDRVMNEVLRGRRQQGWADQLVIPPKQSRMLMNHPIPVRPLTPPLNGRSTLLRLSSNGPVYMANLAMFAKQNQDGSERSPSLEEWQNLLENGDFAGPREPAPSPPDNLTGPEIYGRVAAVALGSRWRSQVTDANSLYLAIPQAGQAFSYGLSTLLAGKMGTGQNQSAKLLVRYPGTAYEAHGNYGIEYNISLPLINNTDATQTVNVLFQTPLKEDELSKPGLRFLSPPEPRVFFRGTVRIRYNDDKGLPRTKYWHLVQQRGQMGEPLTQLKMAPGERRLVKVDFLYPPDATPPQMLTIETLEKR, from the coding sequence ATGTTCAACTTTATTCCCTATTTGCCTTTAGCTCAAGCAGCTCCATCTTCCGCAATACTACAACAGGAAATTTTTTACCCCCAACAAACACGTCCTTTACCCGGTCAACTCGACTCAGTACCCGTGTTTAATAGTAATAACCCAGAAGTGGTTAAGACTGAAGGCATTTTACTCTCCACATTTCCCCCACAAGGCAAAAAAGTGCCAGCCGCTCACCTCAACTTTCCATTTCAGGGACGGTTTGATTTATTTTCTCACCATATTGCCAGAGCAATTGAAACTCCCGACGATTTGCGCACTCTTCACTTGGGGGTGATTGTTTATAATCCAAGCGATCGCCCTGTAACTGTAAACATATTACAAGCAGCCAGTTATGTGAGTCAGCCCGATGCGCCTTTTATCAAACTTCCTCCCATGCTAGATAATACCTTGGGAAATATTTACGCCGGGCCGGGCGATCGCGTCATGAATGAAGTGCTGCGGGGAAGACGCCAGCAAGGATGGGCAGATCAATTGGTAATTCCGCCAAAACAGAGCCGGATGCTGATGAATCATCCCATTCCAGTACGCCCTCTGACGCCACCATTAAACGGACGCTCTACTCTCTTGCGTTTAAGCAGTAACGGGCCAGTATATATGGCTAATCTTGCCATGTTTGCCAAACAAAATCAAGATGGCAGTGAGCGATCGCCTTCTTTAGAAGAATGGCAGAATCTATTGGAAAATGGGGATTTCGCCGGGCCGCGCGAACCAGCCCCCAGCCCTCCCGATAACCTAACAGGGCCGGAAATCTACGGTCGGGTAGCAGCCGTCGCCCTTGGTTCTCGCTGGCGATCACAAGTTACCGATGCCAATAGCCTATACTTAGCGATTCCCCAAGCCGGACAAGCTTTTTCCTACGGTTTGAGTACCCTCCTTGCAGGTAAAATGGGTACCGGACAAAACCAAAGTGCCAAACTTTTAGTGCGTTATCCCGGCACTGCTTACGAAGCTCACGGCAACTACGGCATTGAATACAATATCTCTTTACCGTTAATCAATAATACGGATGCTACTCAGACAGTAAATGTGCTGTTTCAAACACCTCTTAAAGAAGACGAATTAAGCAAACCAGGACTGCGCTTCTTGTCACCACCCGAACCACGAGTCTTTTTTCGAGGTACTGTACGTATTCGCTACAATGACGATAAAGGCTTACCCAGAACTAAATATTGGCATTTAGTTCAGCAACGAGGGCAGATGGGAGAGCCACTTACCCAATTAAAAATGGCTCCTGGCGAACGACGATTGGTAAAAGTGGATTTTCTTTACCCACCCGATGCTACTCCTCCTCAAATGTTGACTATCGAAACTTTGGAGAAAAGATAG
- a CDS encoding N-6 DNA methylase — translation MKTNSEHPISHASSLEFHTLAKLSSKNLLAEVDFRRTVANLKLTKDKKSSMGQFLTPAPVAELMAGMFDKLDSEITLLDAGAGIGSLSAAFVARVCQHQKYTSKLRVVAYEIDPS, via the coding sequence GTGAAGACAAACAGTGAACATCCCATCAGCCATGCCAGTAGTTTAGAGTTCCACACCTTGGCGAAACTATCGAGTAAGAACTTACTTGCAGAAGTCGATTTCCGTCGAACAGTAGCAAATTTAAAGCTAACAAAGGACAAAAAGAGTTCAATGGGTCAATTTTTGACTCCCGCTCCAGTAGCGGAATTAATGGCTGGGATGTTTGATAAACTGGATTCTGAAATAACCTTGCTTGATGCAGGAGCGGGAATTGGTTCATTATCAGCCGCTTTTGTGGCAAGGGTATGCCAACATCAAAAGTACACCTCGAAGTTACGTGTTGTCGCCTACGAAATTGACCCTTCCTAA
- a CDS encoding Eco57I restriction-modification methylase domain-containing protein — MNGANKAEFTHAILNPPYLKINAHSQVRKLLRAIGLETSNLYTGFMAATAKLLKSGGEFVAITPRTFCNGTYFRNFRKMFLERYKSYWSWVFHEHS, encoded by the coding sequence TTGAATGGAGCAAACAAAGCAGAATTTACCCATGCTATCCTCAACCCACCTTATTTAAAAATTAATGCTCACTCTCAGGTTCGTAAATTGTTGCGTGCCATAGGTTTGGAAACTAGCAATCTTTATACTGGTTTTATGGCTGCTACGGCAAAACTCCTAAAATCAGGAGGGGAATTTGTAGCAATTACCCCGCGAACTTTTTGTAATGGAACATATTTCCGTAACTTCCGAAAGATGTTCCTAGAGCGCTACAAATCTTATTGGAGTTGGGTTTTCCACGAGCACAGTTGA
- a CDS encoding AraC family transcriptional regulator gives MQSDQANDDKPVLNLTQTHRQDLAIFQAHNVAPQELVVESLFNHLIVIHTTPQPVEVVERADSLRFKGLAQAGSINIHSAGSMASCRWSEAISFIRLDISPQLIEQVAEQVDTKSHCSHELINIAHTDDAKILQISQWLLDEQKNGGSGGQLYIDSLLNVLAVHLLRTYTTQFREARSPKRLTQEQVSRTIDYMHAHLDQDISLEVLAQSVNLSPSHLRRLFKQATGMAPHQYLINLRINRAKELLLSGGFSVNEVAAEVGFADQSHLHRHFKRIFGVTPKTIFAS, from the coding sequence ATGCAGTCAGATCAGGCAAACGATGACAAACCAGTGTTGAATCTTACCCAGACTCATCGGCAAGATTTAGCAATTTTTCAAGCTCACAACGTTGCCCCCCAAGAACTTGTGGTTGAATCATTGTTTAACCACCTAATTGTTATCCACACGACTCCACAGCCAGTCGAAGTAGTGGAGCGGGCTGACAGCCTTCGATTCAAAGGACTTGCTCAAGCAGGCAGTATTAACATTCACTCAGCAGGCAGCATGGCTTCTTGCCGATGGAGCGAAGCCATTTCCTTTATTCGACTTGATATATCACCTCAATTAATTGAACAAGTTGCAGAGCAGGTAGACACAAAGTCCCATTGCTCCCATGAATTGATCAATATCGCTCATACTGACGATGCGAAAATTCTTCAAATCAGTCAATGGCTTCTAGACGAACAAAAGAATGGTGGATCTGGTGGTCAGCTTTACATTGACTCGCTGCTTAATGTATTAGCTGTTCACTTGCTGAGAACCTACACGACTCAGTTTCGCGAAGCGCGATCGCCTAAGCGCCTAACCCAGGAGCAAGTTTCTCGTACGATCGATTACATGCACGCTCACCTCGACCAGGACATTTCGTTAGAGGTGCTAGCTCAGTCTGTTAATCTTAGCCCATCCCATTTGCGTCGCCTGTTTAAGCAAGCAACAGGAATGGCTCCTCATCAGTACTTGATCAACTTACGAATCAATCGGGCAAAAGAACTTTTGCTCTCTGGTGGCTTTTCTGTCAATGAAGTTGCGGCTGAAGTCGGTTTTGCTGATCAGAGCCATCTGCATCGTCATTTCAAGCGAATTTTTGGAGTTACGCCGAAGACAATTTTTGCAAGCTGA
- a CDS encoding aldo/keto reductase, producing the protein MSLNAYYTLGRSGLRVSRLALGAMTFGTEWGWGADEDMARQLFNTYVDAGGNFIDTADLYTNGTSESWIGKFVAERGLRDRVVIATKFSYNAEPGNPNAGGNGRKNILRAVEGSLKRLGTDYIDLYILHTWDQITPAAEVMRTLDDLVQSGKVRHIGLSDTPAWYAARAQTLTEWRGYEPLSTLQLEYSLVERSIEREFVPLGLELGMGVMVWSPLASGLLSGKYKPSEGSFTGEGRLEALKDSQNPAFQKFTERNWKIVAELENVAKELDRSMAQVAVNWTANRPGVGSVIVGATKLSQLEDNLKALDFEIPTELNDRLEAISHPEPQFPYSFFEPEIQGMLHGGKPVGLKPKGYYPNVLIQSAGAGVS; encoded by the coding sequence ATGTCTCTCAACGCATATTACACATTAGGACGTTCTGGGTTACGAGTCAGTCGGCTGGCATTAGGTGCGATGACCTTTGGAACCGAATGGGGTTGGGGAGCCGATGAAGACATGGCGCGTCAATTATTTAATACCTATGTTGATGCAGGTGGTAATTTCATTGACACAGCAGATTTGTACACAAACGGAACAAGCGAGTCTTGGATTGGCAAATTTGTTGCAGAACGTGGATTACGCGATCGCGTCGTCATTGCAACCAAGTTTAGCTACAATGCTGAACCGGGGAATCCAAATGCAGGTGGAAATGGACGCAAAAATATTCTGCGGGCTGTGGAAGGTTCACTGAAACGACTAGGAACCGACTATATTGACCTCTACATTCTTCACACGTGGGATCAAATCACACCTGCGGCTGAAGTCATGCGAACTCTTGATGATCTGGTTCAATCTGGCAAAGTGCGGCATATAGGATTGAGTGACACACCTGCTTGGTATGCTGCAAGAGCGCAAACGCTTACCGAGTGGCGTGGTTACGAGCCGCTTAGTACTCTGCAACTGGAATATTCTCTCGTTGAACGAAGCATTGAACGCGAGTTTGTCCCACTTGGGTTGGAACTTGGGATGGGAGTAATGGTCTGGAGTCCTTTAGCGAGCGGGCTTTTAAGCGGCAAATATAAACCAAGTGAGGGTTCATTCACTGGAGAGGGGCGATTGGAAGCCCTCAAAGACAGCCAAAATCCAGCCTTTCAAAAATTTACAGAGCGAAACTGGAAAATTGTGGCGGAACTGGAAAATGTGGCAAAAGAACTGGATCGAAGTATGGCTCAAGTTGCAGTTAATTGGACAGCGAATCGACCAGGTGTTGGCTCAGTAATTGTAGGGGCGACGAAGCTATCGCAATTAGAGGACAATCTCAAAGCATTAGATTTTGAGATTCCCACCGAATTGAACGATCGCCTTGAAGCAATCAGTCACCCTGAACCTCAATTCCCCTACAGCTTCTTCGAGCCAGAAATTCAAGGAATGCTGCATGGAGGTAAGCCTGTCGGCTTGAAGCCAAAAGGATATTATCCCAACGTCTTGATTCAATCAGCGGGTGCTGGAGTGTCCTAA